One region of Anoplopoma fimbria isolate UVic2021 breed Golden Eagle Sablefish chromosome 10, Afim_UVic_2022, whole genome shotgun sequence genomic DNA includes:
- the LOC129097646 gene encoding zinc finger transcription factor Trps1-like, with amino-acid sequence MVYLGDTKSFLGDTKSFLGDARLYGGGRPGGAAAGGGGGGGGGEKQSRMPQHWQPETDGSAGSGSICSSENTDIMIEVLRSFRRRGSGVFCANCLTTKTSLWRKNSNGGYVCNACGLYQKLHSTPRPLNIIKQNNGEQIIRRRTRKRINPDSLSSETPAPKQQRIASEERVNGEESDRSFASIKNQQPSPRSRSPRSTQAFLANQTLEIHRRMPPLLLPSHTPSSLVAEGNGGVAEGGMISKGEGGKGGGGSERGSPIEKYMRPSKPSSYSPPGSPIEKYQYPLFSLPLPLTLSPDLTPESDWLRFWTKYKMAAASGVPGSLSNLSSPGGLGNNALYLGAMVAPGQHHQQSYTVPYCASPYSPLPPPPAPPHYPPPPPPVHSQTSSPSLENDAPLDLAIRQRDTSAANAHMSTNGAERRRQESPLAERLRENWKGEKEEEDEERMDEGGSSKEEVGSEEKDHLTKCRPSVPSNRAMVDVATQDDLTNRCIHCGIYFLDEVMYALHMSCHGDQEPYQCSFCLHVCADRYDFTTHIQRGLHRYSDKTPHKRGHEQDDLTPNVTVMSEQQDVTPEENEKGDQSEIPDESSDVVGVCHENQEKETTGNDATDNETEVEKVVGGEGHDITDQVLGDEMVSDSDDVVTKSTEVSTVAESENVDENTESN; translated from the exons CTGGCAGCCTGAAACAGATGGAAGTGCTGGTAGTGGCTCCATCTGTAGCTCTGAGAATACAGACATCATGATTGAAGTGCTGCGCTCTTTT CGGCGCAGAGGCAGCGGGGTCTTCTGTGCAAACTGTCTGACCACCAAGACGTCGTTGTGGAGGAAGAACTCCAATGGAGGCTACGTCTGCAACGCATGTGGTTTATACCAAAAACTACATTCG ACACCAAGACCTCTAAACATCATCAAGCAGAACAACGGTGAACAGATTATCCGCCGCCGGACCCGAAAACGCATCAACCCTGATTCGCTGTCATCCGAGACCCCCGCCCCCAAACAACAGCGCATCGCCAGCGAGGAGCGTGTGAACGGGGAGGAGTCCGACAGAAGTTTTGCGTCAATCAAAAACCAGCAGCCTTCGCCTCGCTCGCGCTCCCCCCGATCCACTCAAGCCTTCCTAGCCAACCAAACATTGGAGATCCACCGACGAAtgcctcctctgctcctcccctcGCATACCCCCTCCTCTTTGGTAGCTGAGGGCAACGGGGGCGTTGCTGAGGGAGGGATGATATCGAAAGGAGAGGGAGGTAAAGGAGGAGGGGGATCAGAAAGAGGCAGTCCGATCGAAAAGTACATGCGTCCGTCCAAACCGTCTAGTTATTCGCCTCCTGGTTCACCCATTGAGAAGTACCAGTACCCTCTTTTCTCCTTACCCCTACCATTAACCCTCTCGCCTGATTTGACCCCTGAGTCGGATTGGCTCAGATTCTGGACCAAGTATAAGATGGCAGCCGCCTCTGGGGTCCCTGGTAGCCTCAGTAATCTCAGCAGCCCTGGTGGCCTCGGAAATAACGCTCTTTATCTCGGTGCAATGGTGGCTCCAGGACAGCATCATCAGCAAAGCTACACGGTGCCTTACTGCGCCTCTCCTTactctcctcttccccctcctccagcCCCTCCTCactatcctcctcctcctcctcctgttcatTCCCAAACCTCATCACCGTCACTAGAAAATGATGCTCCATTGGATCTCGCAATAAGACAAAGAGATACAAGTGCTGCAAATGCACACATGTCAACAAACGGGGCAGAGAGGAGACGGCAAGAGTCTCCACTCGCTGAGAGGTTGAGAGAGAACtggaaaggagagaaagaagaggaggatgaggagaggatggaTGAAGGAGGGAGCTCAAAGGAGGAGGTAGGAAGCGAAGAAAAGGATCATTTGACGAAATGTCGGCCAAGTGTCCCATCGAATCGCGCAATGGTGGATGTGGCCACGCAGGACGACCTCACCAACCGCTGCATCCACTGTGGGATCTACTTCCTGGACGAGGTCATGTATGCCCTGCACATGAGTTGCCACGGCGACCAGGAACCGTACCAATGCAGTTTTTGTCTCCACGTGTGTGCGGATCGCTATGATTTCACCACCCACATACAAAGGGGCTTACACAGGTACTCGGACAAAACGCCACACAAGAGGGGTCACGAGCAAGATGACCTCACCCCAAACGTCACGGTGATGTCGGAGCAACAAGATGTGACGCCGGAGGAAAACGAGAAAGGTGATCAAAGTGAGATCCCAGATGAAAGCAGCGATGTCGTCGGAGTTTGTCATGAAAACCAAGAAAAGGAAACTACAGGCAACGATGCCACTGACAATGAAACAGAAGTTGAAAAGGTGGTAGGAGGAGAGGGTCATGACATCACAGACCAGGTTTTGGGAGATGAGATGGTGTCAGATAGTGATGATGTCGTCACAAAATCCACGGAGGTGTCGACTGTTGCTGAATCGGAAAACGTAGATGAGAACACAGAGAGTAATTAA